From the Eremothecium cymbalariae DBVPG#7215 chromosome 6, complete sequence genome, one window contains:
- the RIC1 gene encoding Ric1p (similar to Ashbya gossypii ADR241C) — protein MKIWPFESYQCFQIPKDLPTPDCSSESRNEEEAVLQLKILPQSNLLVVLTKTKVLLYNLKPFCLIGYHERAKESIGNFGTNRFAVTNLGYGERINGINTDSSDTGSNLYKGYICFYVITSDNYMLVYQVLTSKNAYTTSKECGIPVFDSQRRYIEVEQELVSEYDNDAELLIVSDRNDSSKIIQNGYAIDKQKRILQFLMNSEDIPDELPVKKSELRLKIVLKFDHKIKDVLGVLSGNVDDNDDQERLIVLFNHSLQLLRLSDFKLKSNTPIEIAEGIDISVVDSSLYVTTQDSDLNVSIHEVNFEQESLKTKNLELSLLNSKLLFTAPAEDTILLIYENDLIYYNFSTEKVSKHMKVQAKIKMFKQICADTFIILMDDSNINIVTFWGNVLFASNFRNSKDLSYKFTDIAYIDKTLIISTDDGQLLHWPMWEEMDTSANNGRNSAPFILQNRNNDVMLYSPMVGNIMEYNPFQLIKLPTKTVNNYISLVRINSPQTMLAMHVANKNILLINILHTGQWLTFPNITILDCQWIGSHYLLCHIFASEGEELLQCFHFPLQVHNSNNLEEYSIWDWQIPEDYRIGPIFANTLTSYKMVKIKGKRDDMATDTMFKTAEVIIVDKNNKFVVFEVISTVHSTVMNIIRRFHLYKKYLLPENSLKYLKWVVSLKGGFLALINHSIVKIEEQETDYCKITPVLEKVEKILDYSSDNISLVVENQFMVFHPSELWDNEQPFVTLPISEDEYPMTVTTETTTMHNLHCYFRPHVTKLVASHYIYLDQIVARLCDDGVPAEDINTKYSSIRHYKFALEKVLSKKVLDNEPLDGILELIDVYDLEGHHHKNVAKLEIVSNCLRKVETKHWNYLFQNLNLTPRDLLKECTENGEAKILGVLLIVFLNYDDSDQLFSSNLTGPKTTAKKQKKPKSDNKHTTKSSNNKSSSTSPDALQHEELIKRVLKMLVASASSSSKPQEAQEYWELALQIVRFVKAFDKQNSTKLLSMCLDQL, from the coding sequence atgaagataTGGCCATTCGAATCTTACCAATGCTTTCAAATACCCAAGGATTTGCCCACTCCGGATTGTTCTTCAGAATCAAGGAATGAAGAGGAAGCTGTTTTACAACTAAAAATATTACCACAATCGAATCTACTTGTCGTGTTAACGAAGACCAAGGTGTTGTTGTATAACTTGAAGCCATTTTGTTTAATTGGGTATCATGAAAGGGCGAAAGAGTCAATTGGAAACTTTGGTACTAACAGGTTTGCAGTCACGAACCTCGGTTATGGCGAGAGAATAAATGGCATAAATACTGACTCCAGTGACACAGGATCTAACTTATACAAGGGTTATATCTGTTTTTATGTGATTACCAGTGATAATTATATGTTGGTATACCAGGTGTTGACTAGTAAGAATGCTTATACTACATCTAAGGAATGCGGGATTCCTGTTTTTGATTCCCAAAGGAGATACATTGAAGTGGAACAGGAATTGGTTTCTGAATATGACAACGATGCAGAGCTTTTGATAGTTTCTGATAGAAATGATTCTAGTAAAATAATCCAAAATGGGTATGCAATTGACAAGCAGAAGAgaattttacaatttttaATGAACTCTGAGGATATACCTGATGAATTACCTGTAAAAAAGTCAGAATTACGCTTAAAGATTGTTTTAAAGTTTGATCATAAAATTAAAGACGTGTTGGGGGTTTTATCTGGAAATGtagatgataatgatgatcagGAACGTTTGATTGTACTTTTCAACCATAGTTTGCAACTATTAAGACTTTCGGATttcaaattaaaaagtAACACACCGATTGAGATAGCAGAAGGCATTGATATTTCAGTAGTGGATTCTAGTTTGTATGTGACAACGCAAGATTCTGATTTGAATGTGTCAATTCATGAAGTGAATTTTGAACAAGAGAgtttaaaaacaaagaatCTGGAACTAAGTCTGctaaattccaaattattatttactGCTCCCGCTGAAGATACGATTTTATTAATCTATGAAAATGACCTAATATATTACAATTTCTCTACAGAAAAGGTAAGTAAGCATATGAAGGTCCAGgcaaaaattaaaatgtTTAAGCAAATCTGCGCAGATACATTTATTATCCTAATGGATGACAGTAACATTAATATTGTTACTTTTTGGGGCAATGTGTTATTCGCCTCAAATTTTCGTAACTCTAAAGATTTAAGCTACAAATTTACGGATATTGCGTACATTGATAAGACTCTTATTATTAGCACTGATGATGGGCAGTTGTTACACTGGCCAATGTGGGAAGAGATGGATACTTCGGCGAATAATGGCAGGAATAGTGCCCCATTTATACTTCAGAATCGAAATAATGATGTAATGTTGTACTCTCCAATGGTGGGAAACATAATGGAATATAATCCCTTTCAATTGATCAAGCTTCCAACGAAGACGGTTAATAATTATATCTCTTTAGTGAGAATCAATAGCCCCCAAACTATGTTGGCTATGCATGTTgcaaataaaaacatattgCTGATTAATATTTTACACACTGGTCAATGGTTAACATTCCCAAATATCACGATCTTGGATTGTCAATGGATTGGCAGCCATTATTTGTTGTGCCATATTTTTGCTAGTGAAGGTGAAGAGTTACTTCAATGTTTTCACTTTCCTTTACAAGTCCacaattcaaataatttaGAAGAATATTCTATTTGGGATTGGCAAATTCCAGAGGATTATAGAATTGGTCCTATTTTTGCCAATACGCTCACTTCCTATAAGATGGTAAAAATCAAGGGTAAGCGGGATGATATGGCTACTGATACGATGTTCAAAACTGCGGAAGTaattattgttgataaaaacaataaatttgttgtttttgaggTTATTTCCACAGTGCATTCAACTGTAATGAATATCATTCGGCGATTCCATCTTTACAAGAAATATTTGCTTCCAGAGAACTCtctcaaatatttgaagtgGGTGGTTTCACTTAAAGGAGGATTTTTAGCACTAATAAACCATTCTATTGTTAAAATTGAGGAACAAGAAACTGATTACTGTAAAATAACACCAGTTCTAGAAAAGGTAGAAAAGATATTAGACTACTCGAGTGATAATATTTCCCTAGTAGTGGAAAACCAGTTTATGGTATTCCATCCCTCTGAGCTGTGGGACAATGAACAACCTTTTGTGACTCTTCCCatttcagaagatgaataCCCAATGACTGTAACAACCGAAACAACCACTATGCATAACTTACATTGCTACTTCCGTCCGCACGTTACCAAGCTTGTTGCCAgccattatatatatctggATCAAATCGTAGCAAGGCTCTGTGATGACGGCGTACCAGCGGAAGATATTAACACTAAGTATAGTAGTATCAGACACTACAAATTTGCGTTGGAAAAAGTTCTATCTAAAAAGGTATTGGACAATGAACCTTTGGATGGTATACTGGAGCTGATAGATGTATATGATTTAGAAGGTCACCACCATAAAAATGTTGCAAAACTAGAGATTGTGAGCAACTGCCTAAGGAAAGTAGAAACCAAACATTGGAACTACCTGttccaaaatttgaatCTCACACCCAGagatttattaaaagaaTGCACTGAAAATGGAGAAGCAAAGATCCTGGGTGTATTGTTAATAGTATTCCTAAACTATGACGACAGCGATCAATTGTTTTCAAGCAATCTCACTGGCCCTAAAACCACTGCcaaaaagcagaagaaacCTAAAAGCGATAATAAGCATACTACTAAGAGTAGTAATAACAAGTCATCGTCCACAAGTCCTGATGCACTGCAGCACGAAGAATTGATCAAAAGAGTTCTAAAAATGCTCGTAGCAAGCGCCAGCTCCAGCTCTAAACCCCAAGAAGCCCAAGAATACTGGGAATTAGCCCTGCAAATAGTAAGATTTGTCAAGGCTTTCGATAAGCAGAATAGTACAAAGCTATTATCGATGTGCCTCGACCAACTATAA
- the COX12 gene encoding cytochrome c oxidase subunit VIb (similar to Ashbya gossypii ADR240C): MSEQTENQLHTVGFDARFPNQNQTKHCWQSYVDYHKCVNAKGENFVPCKIFFKTFSSLCPVDWVEKWDEQRAKGVFPGDIQP; the protein is encoded by the coding sequence ATGTCTGAACAAACTGAAAATCAATTACACACAGTTGGCTTTGATGCCAGGTTCCCcaaccaaaatcaaactaAGCACTGCTGGCAATCGTACGTCGACTACCACAAATGTGTGAATGCTAAAGGTGAGAACTTTGTCCCTTgcaagattttttttaagaCTTTTTCTTCCTTGTGTCCAGTTGATTGGGTCGAAAAGTGGGATGAGCAGAGAGCAAAAGGTGTGTTCCCGGGTGATATTCAACCTTAA
- the REC114 gene encoding Rec114p (similar to Ashbya gossypii ADR244W) has translation MNEFVIPIRKYSQYSFWEPAPQGFNSPKAPIMVEKWKHFPMRDNLVFKIANKSNGLLSITVNWNNLQVLEEVTTPLKGDVVQFSFKAPSISCKYLYIEGSQTFIRRFQIGFITGNEFLQTKEVLSKLGFVMRNAMSTRQNTAAIKTPVMFGGSSTQNNRAFDFSCANQSAPYSQLETLNWTAQCSQNLGWNLADPLILSQSTPLPTNKSHILNINCMESTTHSTDREDNFSSLNNGLHKETNPSTITLSNTKSIEDIDEEFITQMLQDKEFMRWVCVLKLKL, from the coding sequence ATGAACGAATTTGTGATACCTATCAGGAAGTATTCTCAGTATTCATTTTGGGAGCCAGCACCTCAGGGATTCAATTCTCCAAAGGCACCAATTATGGTTGAGAAGTGGAAGCATTTTCCAATGAGGGATAAtcttgttttcaaaatagcGAACAAGAGTAACGGTCTACTATCAATAACAGTTAATTGGAACAACCTGCAAGTACTTGAAGAAGTCACCACTCCGCTTAAAGGAGATGTTGTTCAGTTTTCCTTCAAAGCTCCTTCAATATCTTGTAAATACTTGTATATAGAAGGAAGCCAAACATTCATACGAAGATTTCAGATTGGATTTATTACTGGTAACGAATTTCTACAGACCAAAGAGGTGTTGAGTAAGCTTGGATTCGTTATGAGAAATGCAATGTCCACCAGACAAAACACTGCCGCTATTAAGACGCCTGTAATGTTTGGCGGCAGCAGCACACAAAACAACAGAGCCTTCGACTTCAGCTGTGCCAACCAATCTGCCCCATATTCACAGCTGGAAACTTTAAATTGGACTGCCCAGTGTTCGCAGAATTTGGGATGGAATCTAGCAGATCCCTTAATACTTTCCCAAAGCACCCCCCTACCAACGAACAAGTCACATATACTAAACATTAATTGTATGGAGTCCACTACCCATTCGACTGACAGAGAAGACAATTTCAGCAGTCTTAATAATGGATTACACAAGGAAACCAATCCCTCAACAATTACATTATCCAACACTAAGTCGATTGAAGACATTGACGAAGAATTTATAACACAAATGCTACAAGATAAGGAATTCATGAGATGGGTATGTGTCTTAAAGTTAAAactataa
- the GID8 gene encoding glucose-induced degradation complex subunit GID8 (similar to Ashbya gossypii ADR248C): MTKFKTVYERKSFSKQEWNEFVLESALPHAVVKENLNQEKIAEPSIPLLLLNYFVVMAYEESSVRMARELGFVKNNKDANEFNQIYKIRERAYIRELIKMGDILKAMEEINDKFGVETLEIIDTGLSSPRSKSLQDEDLHFKLLLLSLIEMIRHHHQDPPKSEEESNMFILDLIEYSQEKLATKASSNKEYMKELELVMTLLLFPMESVKDDDGNRIRIPKSLKRLYSLSLRSRIAELVNRKLLQRIHPQISMAGTQGKYPDLLGSNIAEKNFAHFNDLLKSRVKEDISSNFTKGSLSGIKDAPDGPLNNNAWMKANWTSTGRMLQDHDAKNNAQEERLHIEYEVKLVQVMKLWAWCENQLHSCDVGVPRVESAI, from the coding sequence ATGACAAAGTTCAAGACGGTTTATGAGCGTAAAAGCTTTTCCAAGCAAGAGTGGAATGAATTTGTGCTTGAGTCTGCGTTGCCGCATGCTGTAGTGAAGGAAAATTTGAATCAAGAGAAGATTGCAGAACCGAGTATCCCTTTATTGTTGCTTAATTACTTTGTGGTCATGGCGTATGAGGAATCTAGTGTTCGGATGGCTCGGGAATTGGGGTTTGTGAAAAATAATAAGGATGCTAATGAGTTCAATCAGATCTACAAGATTCGTGAGAGAGCTTATATACGGGAGCTTATTAAAATGGGGGATATTCTGAAGGCCATGGAGGAGATAAATGATAAATTTGGTGTGGAGACATTAGAAATTATAGATACAGGGTTATCAAGTCCTCGAAGTAAATCTCTGCAGGATGAGGATCTTCATTTCAAGTTGTTGCTTTTAAGTTTGATTGAAATGATTAGGCACCATCACCAGGATCCACCGAAATCAGAAGAGGAGTCTAATATGTTTATATTGGACTTGATAGAATATTCGCAGGAAAAATTGGCAACAAAAGCAAGCTCTAACAAAGAATACATGAAGGAACTAGAACTAGTGATGACATTGTTACTCTTTCCGATGGAATCAGTGAAGGATGACGATGGTAACCGGATTCGGATCCCGAAAAGTCTAAAGAGGCTATattctctttctttgaGATCTAGGATCGCAGAATTAGTTAACAGAAAACTACTTCAGCGGATTCACCCACAGATATCGATGGCTGGTACCCAAGGTAAGTACCCGGACCTCTTGGGCAGTAATATCGCGGAAAAGAATTTTGCGCATTTCAATGATCTTCTAAAGTCCAGGGTAAAAGAAGATATCTCATCAAATTTTACTAAAGGCTCGTTATCTGGTATCAAAGATGCTCCCGATGGGCCTTTGAACAACAATGCGTGGATGAAAGCAAACTGGACAAGTACTGGTCGTATGCTTCAAGATCATGATGCGAAAAACAACGCGCAGGAGGAAAGACTGCATATAGAATATGAAGTAAAACTAGTTCAGGTAATGAAACTATGGGCATGGTGTGAAAACCAATTGCACAGTTGTGATGTGGGGGTACCCAGAGTCGAGAGTGcaatataa
- the ERG29 gene encoding Erg29p (similar to Ashbya gossypii ADR247W), protein MLITTLGFLRDAYWHYEDILLKWLRQIPYLKEYTEERVSSRITLFLIIMGAFACINELYITIEMTFIQKETYEELRRRKLNETLKDHRVVLDDSYHGREFLDEKTGIVIEEFESREKFFSKPVHVAHLYANCRVLDGSDEARSLGQLLNFHIEFSPEEFEDQRRPEFGTSLKVLRRRLYHLFKDTEIFRTLAADKGTDFTVSKSVKIYNTFDEELPTNLDDVQLCFLKIETGDTINCKFFV, encoded by the coding sequence ATGTTAATCACGACGTTGGGTTTTCTGCGTGATGCATACTGGCATTATGAAGATATTCTTCTGAAGTGGCTGCGGCAAATCCCATATCTGAAGGAATATACGGAAGAGCGAGTGAGCTCACGGATCAcgttgtttttaataatcATGGGAGCGTTTGCTTGTATTAATGAGCTATATATAACAATTGAAATGACATTTATACAGAAGGAAACGTATGAGGAGCTGAGGAGACGCAAGCTGAATGAGACACTGAAAGATCACCGGGTAGTGCTGGATGATTCATATCATGGCCGAGAGTTTTTGGATGAAAAGACAGGGATTGTGATTGAAGAGTTTGAGAGCAGAGAGAAGTTTTTCTCCAAGCCGGTTCATGTGGCACATTTGTATGCTAACTGCAGGGTACTGGACGGGTCAGATGAGGCGCGGAGCCTGGGCCAGCTTCTAAATTTCcatattgaattttccCCTGAAGAATTCGAAGATCAGCGAAGACCGGAATTTGGGACTTCGTTGAAGGTATTGAGAAGAAGGTTATACCATTTGTTCAAGGATACGGAAATATTCCGTACTTTGGCTGCGGACAAAGGCACAGATTTCACTGTTTCAAAAAGTGTTAAAATCTACAATACTTTTGATGAGGAACTGCCTACAAACCTTGATGATGTACAGttgtgttttttaaaaatagaAACAGGGGATACTATAAACTGTAAGTTTTTCGTTTAA
- the JLP2 gene encoding Jlp2p (similar to Ashbya gossypii ADR243C), with amino-acid sequence MVYFFRSQPDVFQTHYSIITGKDKHENDLLIKHGFRDLNYIWFHTDRYASGHIYLQLHANQKTIEEVPKEVIQDCLQLCKSESKEGNKLSQCTIIGTPWHNLRKAGYMKPGEVSFKSTKAVKKMECFGRDNQTLNKLKKSRVEIVNNVETLLHEAKRSKDREYLNKYVEDNRERLLEEENQRKLAKRKLKRH; translated from the coding sequence ATGGTTTACTTCTTCCGTTCCCAACCAGATGTATTCCAAACCCATTACTCGATTATAACAGGTAAGGATAAGCATGAAAACGATTTGTTAATTAAACATGGTTTCAGAGATCTGAATTACATCTGGTTCCATACCGATCGGTACGCTAGCGGACACatatatcttcaacttcatgCGAACCAGAAGACCATAGAAGAAGTACCTAAGGAAGTAATTCAGGATTGCTTACAACTTTGCAAGTCTGAATCAAAAGAAGGCAATAAACTGTCTCAGTGCACAATTATTGGTACTCCATGGCACAATTTGAGGAAGGCAGGCTATATGAAGCCAGGTGAGGTCTCATTTAAGTCAACCAAAGCAGTAAAGAAGATGGAATGCTTTGGTAGGGACAATCAGACCCTTAATAAACTGAAAAAATCGAGAGTTGAGATAGTTAACAACGTAGAGACTCTCCTTCATGAGGCCAAGCGAAGTAAGGACAGAGAATATCTCAATAAGTACGTAGAGGACAATCGCGAAAGGTTGCTAGAGGAAGAAAACCAACGAAAACTAGccaaaagaaaacttaAGAGACACTAA
- the RRB1 gene encoding ribosome biosynthesis protein RRB1 (similar to Ashbya gossypii ADR242C), which yields MSKRTASSNELQDNTSRVVQSKTALESIPSLADGDEDIEMNDGDIGEFEDPYGDDFESEGEIIEVDDEDNEDEDIVNEDFLEQKQQNAQEIVEQDRNQEQDQGKQLYLPHLSKPLGPDEVLEADPTVYEMLHNVNLPWSCMTLDIIPDLLGSERRNYPQSILMTTATQASKKKDNELLVLKMSQLTKTLVKEEEDENDEEEDNEDNDLDPIIENESISLKDTTNRIKISPFAAESPEVLAATMSENGEAYIYDLGPQVKAFTSPGYQIPKTAQKPLHSIRNHGNVEGYGLDWSPLIKTGSILTGDCSGRVYLTQRTASRWVTDKQPFTVGNNKSIEDIQWSRAEMTVFATCGVDGHIRIWDTRSKKHKPALSVMVSDTDVNVMSWNEKIGYLLASGDDSGTWGVWDLRQFSAQNTEKTTPVAQYNFHKAAITSISFNPLDESIIAVASEDNTVTLWDLSVEADDEEIKQQTAETAELQQIPPQLLFVHWQRDVKDVKWHRQIPGCLVSTGTDGLNIWKTISV from the coding sequence ATGTCGAAGAGAACTGCGTCGTCTAACGAACTTCAAGATAACACCAGCAGGGTGGTTCAATCCAAGACTGCTTTGGAAtcaattccttctttaGCTGATGGAGATGAAGACATTGAAATGAATGATGGAGATATTGGTGAGTTCGAAGATCCTTATGGTGACGACTTCGAAAGTGAAGGAGAAATCATCGAAGTTGACGACgaagataatgaagatgaagatattgtaAATGAGGATTTTCTTGAACAGAAGCAGCAAAATGCACAGGAAATAGTTGAACAGGACCGTAACCAAGAACAAGACCAGGGTAAACAGTTGTATTTGCCTCATTTGTCTAAGCCGCTAGGGCCTGATGAAGTTTTGGAGGCTGATCCTACCGTTTATGAAATGTTACACAATGTGAACTTGCCGTGGTCATGCATGACGCTGGATATTATTCCTGATCTTTTGGGCTCTGAGAGAAGAAATTATCCTCAGTCAATTCTCATGACGACAGCTACACAGGCgtcaaaaaagaaggataaCGAGTTATTGGTATTAAAGATGTCACAACTAACCAAGACTCTGGttaaggaagaagaagatgaaaatgatgaggaggaggatAACGAAGACAATGACTTGGATCCTATTATCGAAAATGAAAGCATTTCATTGAAGGACACTACCAACagaattaaaatttctCCTTTTGCAGCTGAATCACCTGAAGTGCTAGCAGCAACTATGAGTGAAAACGGTGAAGCTTATATTTACGATTTAGGTCCTCAAGTTAAGGCTTTTACTTCTCCCGGTTaccaaattccaaaaaccGCCCAAAAACCGTTGCATTCCATTAGGAATCATGGCAATGTGGAAGGTTACGGTCTGGATTGGTCTCCTCTAATCAAAACTGGCTCCATATTAACAGGTGACTGTTCTGGTAGAGTCTACCTAACACAGAGAACTGCGTCTAGATGGGTTACAGATAAACAACCATTTACTGTGGGTAATAATAAATCCATCGAAGATATACAATGGTCTCGGGCTGAAATGACCGTCTTCGCTACATGTGGTGTCGACGGTCACATCAGAATCTGGGATACTAGGTCCAAGAAACACAAACCAGCTTTGTCTGTTATGGTTTCTGACACAGACGTTAATGTCATGAGTTGGAACGAAAAGATTGGCTATCTATTGGCCAGTGGTGATGACAGCGGCACTTGGGGTGTTTGGGATTTAAGACAGTTTTCTGCTCAGAATACCGAGAAAACTACACCTGTCGCACAGTACAACTTCCATAAGGCTGCCATTACATCTATCAGCTTTAACCCATTAGATGAATCAATAATTGCCGTTGCGTCCGAAGACAACACTGTCACTCTATGGGATTTGTCCGTCGAGGCTGACGACGAAGAAATTAAACAGCAAACTGCGGAAACAGCAGAATTACAGCAGATTCCTCCACAACTGCTATTCGTACACTGGCAAAGAGATGTCAAGGATGTCAAGTGGCATAGACAAATTCCAGGTTGCTTAGTTAGTACCGGTACTGATGGTTTAAATATCTGGAAAACTATCAGTGTCTAG
- a CDS encoding uncharacterized protein (no homolog in Ashbya gossypii) has protein sequence MKYVDFVILAQVPLLAYQGVLAQAPVASGAQSSVSLLAAGAAAADSGASLSPSAPSTAASANSASGASSASGSVSGSAITGSLEILTVGGSGSAPGAATTGSLSRSASASGAASNSTAAKSSASGAGASKNAPTASDSAGSTVLPKSSAALNQTSSAGSSKASSGEAGMLAAPVAAGILAVAAALI, from the coding sequence ATGAAATACGTCGATTTTGTGATCTTAGCTCAAGTCCCACTATTAGCTTACCAGGGTGTGCTCGCTCAGGCGCCTGTTGCCAGTGGAGCGCAAAGCAGCGTTAGTCTATTGGCTGCCGGTGCAGCCGCTGCGGATAGCGGTGCCTCTTTATCTCCCTCTGCCCCATCCACTGCTGCTAGTGCTAACAGTGCATCTGGTGCTAGCAGTGCATCTGGTTCTGTATCTGGCTCCGCTATAACTGGCAGTTTAGAGATTCTCACGGTTGGCGGCAGTGGATCTGCTCCGGGCGCTGCAACTACCGGCTCTTTGTCCAGGTCCGCTTCAGCTTCAGGTGCTGCTAGTAACAGCACAGCTGCCAAGAGTTCGGCTTCTGGTGCTGGCGCCTCTAAAAATGCTCCAACGGCCTCTGATTCTGCAGGTTCGACTGTCCTTCCTAAATCATCTGCAGCTTTAAATCAAACTTCAAGTGCAGGCTCTTCTAAGGCTAGTTCGGGTGAAGCAGGCATGCTAGCTGCCCCTGTCGCAGCTGGTATTCTGGCTGTCGCAGCTGCTTTAATCTAA